One stretch of Prunus persica cultivar Lovell chromosome G1, Prunus_persica_NCBIv2, whole genome shotgun sequence DNA includes these proteins:
- the LOC18788950 gene encoding probable BOI-related E3 ubiquitin-protein ligase 2: MAVQAPQLYSSENLGLPTTMTTMSTGLQQDWSMQLNPVSGLDDIFSSFPSPQPLHDHFHLRQAPQSQNTIDIDCCNQLGVSVAPSTFNCFLPTPFSEALGAQLDLQRHELDCILQLQNEKLRFALQEQRKQQLAALLRNLESRTLSLIRQKEEHLAQATKRAIELQDCLRKAEMESETWQRMAKANETMVIDLNNTLEQVRERLVFVSNEAEDAESCCGSCDRGGHRDNDRVAMLQEHRVVEEKGKKLACKNCNTRRSCVLFLPCRHLCSCKSCEPFLGSCPVCESTKEASMEVFLV; encoded by the exons ATGGCAGTTCAGGCACCACAGTTGTATTCTTCTGAAAACTTGGGCTTACCCACAACCATGACCACCATGTCTACTGGCCTTCAACAAGATTGGTCGATGCAGCTCAACCCTGTTTCTGGCCTTGACGACATTTTTTCCAGCTTTCCGAGCCCTCAGCCTCTTCATGATCATTTTCATCTTCGTCAAGCCCCTCAAAGTCAGAATACAATAGACATTGATTGTTGTAACCAATTGGGAGTTTCAGTTGCCCCGTCCACTTTTAATTGCTTTCTACCAACACCGTTTTCTGAAGCTTTGGGTGCTCAGCTTGACTTGCAAAGGCACGAGCTTGACTGCATTCTTCAATTGCAG AATGAGAAGCTAAGGTTTGCTTTGCAAGAGCAGAGGAAGCAACAACTGGCAGCCCTCTTGAGGAACTTAGAATCTAGAACCTTGAGTTTGATTAGGCAAAAAGAAGAGCACTTAGCACAAGCGACAAAGAGGGCCATAGAGCTCCAAGATTGCTTGAGGAAAGCAGAGATGGAAAGCGAGACATGGCAGAGGATGGCCAAAGCAAATGAGACCATGGTCATAGACCTCAACAACACGCTTGAACAGGTCAGAGAGAGACTGGTTTTTGTCAGTAACGAAGCTGAAGACGCAGAGTCCTGCTGTGGCTCGTGTGACAGAGGAGGACACAGAGACAACGACAGGGTAGCAATGCTGCAAGAACATCGAGTGgttgaagaaaaagggaaaaagttgGCTTGCAAAAACTGTAACACTAGGAGGTCGTGCGTTCTTTTTCTACCTTGCAGACACCTCTGTTCGTGTAAGTCCTGTGAACCCTTTCTTGGTTCTTGCCCGGTTTGTGAATCCACCAAGGAGGCAAGCATGGAGGTCTTTTTGGTCTAA